In a single window of the Micromonospora sp. WMMD1155 genome:
- a CDS encoding Gfo/Idh/MocA family oxidoreductase produces MTRRSIGIIVNGVTGRMGYRQHLVRSLLAIRESGGVTVADGTTIWPEPVLVGRNETKLREIAERHGLTDWTTDLTAALARDDVEIYFDSQVTQQREKAIRQAIEAGKHIYTEKPLAEDTAAALDLARAADAAGVRTGVVQDKLFLPGLRKLKRLVDGGFFGRILSVRGEFGYWVFEGDWQPAQRPSWNYRAEDGGGIVVDMFPHWHYVLEELFGRVRAVSCVTATHVPERVDEAGQAYPATADDAAYAVFELDGGIIAQINSSWNVRVYRDELVEFQVDGTEGSAVAGLRTCRVQHRAVTPKPVWNPDLPATEDFRAQWAEVPDNEEFDNGFKVQWEAYLRHVVAGEPFRWDFLAGARGVQLAELGLRSAREGARVEVPELRS; encoded by the coding sequence ATGACCCGCAGGTCGATCGGCATCATCGTCAACGGTGTGACCGGACGGATGGGCTACCGCCAGCACCTCGTCCGGTCGCTGCTGGCCATCCGCGAGTCCGGCGGCGTGACGGTGGCCGACGGCACGACCATCTGGCCGGAACCGGTCCTGGTCGGGCGCAACGAGACGAAGCTCCGCGAGATCGCCGAGCGGCACGGGCTGACCGACTGGACCACCGACCTGACCGCCGCGCTGGCCCGCGACGACGTCGAGATCTACTTCGACTCCCAGGTCACCCAGCAGCGGGAGAAGGCGATCCGGCAGGCCATCGAGGCCGGCAAGCACATCTACACGGAGAAGCCCCTCGCTGAGGACACCGCCGCCGCGCTCGACCTGGCCCGGGCGGCGGACGCGGCCGGCGTACGCACCGGCGTGGTGCAGGACAAACTCTTCCTGCCGGGTCTGCGCAAGCTCAAGCGCCTCGTCGACGGTGGCTTCTTCGGCCGGATCCTCTCGGTGCGCGGCGAGTTCGGCTACTGGGTCTTCGAAGGTGACTGGCAGCCCGCCCAGCGACCGTCGTGGAACTACCGGGCCGAGGACGGCGGCGGCATCGTGGTCGACATGTTCCCGCACTGGCACTACGTGCTGGAGGAGCTGTTCGGCCGGGTGCGGGCGGTGTCCTGCGTGACCGCCACCCACGTGCCCGAGCGCGTCGACGAGGCCGGTCAGGCGTACCCGGCCACCGCCGACGACGCCGCGTACGCCGTCTTCGAACTCGACGGCGGGATCATCGCGCAGATCAACTCGTCCTGGAACGTGCGGGTGTACCGCGACGAGCTGGTGGAGTTCCAGGTCGACGGCACCGAGGGCAGCGCGGTGGCCGGGCTGCGCACCTGTCGGGTGCAGCACCGGGCGGTCACCCCGAAGCCGGTGTGGAACCCGGACCTGCCGGCCACCGAGGACTTCCGGGCCCAGTGGGCCGAGGTGCCCGACAACGAGGAGTTCGACAACGGCTTCAAGGTGCAGTGGGAGGCGTACCTGCGGCACGTCGTCGCCGGTGAACCGTTCCGCTGGGACTTCCTGGCCGGCGCGCGCGGCGTGCAGCTCGCCGAGTTGGGGCTGCGCTCCGCCCGCGAGGGTGCCCGGGTCGAGGTGCCGGAGCTGCGCTCATGA
- a CDS encoding dihydrodipicolinate synthase family protein, giving the protein MTAEVMPPVTAEVVLPGGRRHRFSAAEGFARPTAPATSRIAYAAAHVVADPTAENVPGAPAAVDWDTTLAFRRHLWSYGLGVAEAMDTAQRGMGLDYPATRELIRRSAAEARAVGGRIVAGVGTDQLPTGPATLAAVTAAYLEQLGDVRAAGARPVLMCSRHLAAAARGPDDYLRVYDELLSAADEPVVLHWLGPMFDPALTGYWGAVDLDPAADTVVELIKAHRSTVDGIKVSLLDADREVALRRRLPAGVRLYTGDDFHYPELIRGDEVGHSDALLGVFAAIAPAAAAAFAALDRGDLAAYDEIFAPTVPLARHLFAAPTWHYKTGIVFLAWLAGHQDHFTMVGGAQSGRSPAHLATLLTLADAAGLLPDADLAAARARAFFSVAGVSQ; this is encoded by the coding sequence ATGACGGCCGAGGTGATGCCACCGGTGACGGCCGAGGTGGTGCTGCCGGGCGGGCGGCGGCACCGGTTCAGCGCCGCCGAGGGCTTCGCCCGCCCGACCGCTCCGGCGACCAGCCGCATCGCGTACGCCGCCGCGCACGTCGTCGCCGACCCGACGGCGGAGAACGTGCCGGGTGCCCCGGCGGCCGTGGACTGGGACACCACACTCGCGTTCCGGCGGCACCTCTGGTCGTACGGGCTGGGGGTCGCCGAGGCGATGGACACCGCCCAGCGGGGGATGGGGTTGGACTACCCGGCCACCCGGGAGTTGATTCGCCGCAGCGCCGCCGAGGCCCGCGCGGTGGGTGGTCGGATCGTCGCCGGGGTGGGCACGGACCAGCTGCCGACCGGTCCGGCGACCCTGGCGGCGGTCACCGCCGCGTACCTCGAACAGCTCGGCGACGTCCGCGCGGCCGGCGCCCGCCCGGTGCTGATGTGCAGCCGGCACCTGGCCGCCGCGGCGCGCGGCCCGGATGACTACCTCCGGGTGTACGACGAGCTGCTGAGTGCCGCCGACGAGCCGGTGGTGCTGCACTGGCTGGGCCCGATGTTCGACCCGGCGTTGACCGGCTACTGGGGTGCCGTCGACCTGGACCCGGCCGCCGACACGGTGGTCGAGCTGATCAAGGCGCACCGGTCCACGGTGGACGGCATCAAGGTGTCGCTGCTGGACGCCGACCGGGAGGTCGCGCTGCGCCGTCGGCTCCCCGCCGGGGTGCGCCTCTACACCGGTGACGACTTCCACTACCCGGAGCTGATCCGGGGCGACGAGGTGGGGCACTCCGACGCGCTGCTCGGGGTGTTCGCGGCGATCGCGCCGGCCGCCGCCGCCGCGTTCGCCGCCCTGGACCGGGGGGATCTGGCGGCGTACGACGAGATCTTCGCGCCGACCGTGCCACTGGCCCGGCACCTGTTCGCGGCCCCGACCTGGCACTACAAGACGGGCATCGTGTTCCTGGCCTGGCTGGCCGGGCACCAGGACCACTTCACCATGGTCGGCGGTGCGCAGTCCGGCCGGTCCCCGGCGCACCTGGCCACCCTGCTCACCCTGGCCGACGCGGCCGGGCTGTTGCCGGACGCGGACCTCGCCGCGGCCCGGGCGCGGGCGTTCTTCAGCGTGGCGGGAGTATCGCAATGA
- a CDS encoding sugar phosphate isomerase/epimerase family protein — protein MSLARFSFNQATAQRWPLPDVVAGCVAAGVPGIGLWREPVAEYGLARSAKLVRDAGLAVTSLCRGGFFSADDWRAENLRAIEEAATVGAPELVLVSGGLPPGSRDIDGARRRVADAIAELAPHAEAAGVRLAIEPLHPMFAADRCVIATLGQALDIAERFDPSVVGVVVDAYHVWWDDTVYAQIARAGEWIAAFQVCDWVTPLPEGVLLGRALPGDGCIELRRLREAVDAAGYTGPIEVEVFSAEVWARPGAEVLDAAVDGYLRHVV, from the coding sequence ATGAGCCTCGCGCGCTTCTCGTTCAACCAGGCCACCGCCCAGCGTTGGCCGCTGCCGGACGTGGTGGCCGGCTGCGTGGCGGCCGGGGTGCCGGGCATCGGGTTGTGGCGCGAGCCGGTCGCCGAGTACGGGTTGGCCCGCTCGGCGAAGCTGGTCCGCGACGCCGGTCTCGCCGTCACCTCGCTGTGCCGGGGCGGGTTCTTCTCCGCCGACGACTGGCGCGCGGAGAACCTGCGGGCCATCGAGGAGGCGGCCACGGTGGGTGCCCCGGAGCTGGTGCTGGTGTCCGGTGGGCTGCCGCCGGGCAGCCGGGACATCGACGGTGCCCGGCGGCGGGTCGCCGACGCCATCGCCGAGTTGGCCCCGCACGCCGAGGCGGCCGGGGTGCGGCTGGCGATCGAGCCGCTGCACCCGATGTTCGCCGCCGACCGCTGCGTGATCGCCACTCTGGGCCAGGCGCTGGACATCGCCGAACGGTTCGACCCGTCGGTGGTCGGCGTGGTCGTGGACGCGTACCACGTCTGGTGGGACGACACGGTGTACGCGCAGATCGCCCGGGCCGGTGAGTGGATCGCCGCGTTCCAGGTCTGCGACTGGGTGACGCCGCTGCCGGAGGGGGTGCTGCTCGGCCGGGCGCTGCCCGGCGACGGGTGCATCGAGCTGCGCCGGTTGCGCGAGGCGGTGGACGCGGCCGGTTACACCGGCCCGATCGAGGTGGAGGTCTTCTCCGCCGAGGTGTGGGCGCGCCCGGGTGCCGAGGTGCTGGACGCGGCGGTGGACGGCTACCTGCGCCACGTTGTCTGA
- a CDS encoding GNAT family protein: MIDLSHKPTLTGRLVTLRPPTADDAEAMTAVMADPDVARLTGSVTSSADLGQPPPLERSRDWYGSRGATDDRLDLVVVDKATDRVVGEVVLNSWDPDARSVNFRTMVGPEGRGRGLGTEAARLVLGYAFDQLGLHRVGLEVFDFNPRARHVYEKIGFVHEGTRRHALCFDGDWVDAHDMSVLEHEWADHRGNS; the protein is encoded by the coding sequence ATGATCGATCTCAGCCACAAGCCGACTCTGACCGGACGCCTGGTCACGCTGCGGCCACCGACCGCCGACGACGCCGAAGCCATGACCGCGGTCATGGCAGACCCCGACGTGGCCCGTCTGACCGGCAGTGTGACCAGCAGCGCCGATCTGGGACAGCCCCCACCGTTGGAGCGCAGCCGCGACTGGTACGGCTCACGGGGCGCCACCGACGACCGGCTCGACCTGGTCGTCGTGGACAAGGCGACAGATCGTGTCGTCGGCGAGGTCGTCCTCAACTCCTGGGACCCCGACGCCCGCAGCGTCAACTTCCGCACCATGGTCGGGCCGGAGGGCCGTGGTCGTGGTCTGGGCACCGAGGCCGCCCGGCTCGTGCTCGGCTACGCCTTCGACCAGTTGGGGTTGCACCGGGTGGGGTTGGAGGTCTTCGACTTCAATCCCCGCGCCCGACACGTCTACGAGAAGATCGGTTTCGTCCACGAGGGCACCCGACGCCACGCCCTGTGCTTCGACGGCGACTGGGTCGACGCCCACGACATGTCCGTCCTGGAGCACGAGTGGGCTGACCACCGCGGCAACTCCTGA
- a CDS encoding S8 family peptidase → MRRLAIPTLVLALVTGTTGVAGTAAAAPAGPSGGGGIGYFTAGSDKKVTLTDGADRRPGGRKAADQQATADETRPGMYIVELAEEPLTSYAGGSAGLARTRPQAGDRLDVTSAPARAYRGHLDAQRSAVAAAAKVQVTASYTTAFNGFSAKLTAEQVTALRADKRVRAVTASRALGTPTPPPTAPAPGAPAPSAPATPTPGELDQSAGADPAGKPDKPGKPGPGADPAGKPDKPGKPGPGTGAGMVIGVLDTGIWPESASFAKKMPAPANWRGTCQTGVAFVAEHCNGKIVGARYFADSWLAYGGTVPEGEFLSPRDLSGHGTHTASTAAGLPLPNVTIDGRRFGPVSGVAPDAQIAVYKVLWGGMGYDADIIAGIDAAVADGVQVINFSIGSQLGDWEANTPIGIAFLNATLAGVFVAASAGNTGIVSGAISNAAPWVTTVGAAVTKLDEATVKLGDGTKLVGGSLDALPGGGSLPMVFGDQAGSPDLGAVYCEPGSLDPAKIKGKVVACALSDMFGSAAEIKAKGGAAMVVFDPVGNYRINSIFNFPVVYLPTEKQAGELFNYLMRHPTDATASVRAGGDGSSVPGLPSVADFSSTGPDKVTLGVFKPDLVAPGSNIIAAVSPAGNFGRNYDAYSGTSMASPYVAGAAAILRATHPDWSPGSVASALRTTATDTVGTSDPLEQGSGFINLAKATDPGLVIQPTAKELVTFSETAQPDGKELNLPAVSLREYDGTRPVTVTRTLTNVGKAKETYRSSVSGLPGMKVTVSPASVTLAPGTSATVTITVRRGSAPWDRYVTGSITWQGKAHSARIPVAARPWGITPRPYADDGEEFGRMTNGAFGSLQPGFTGPFAGRSTGYTPMQRTSYSMPAGVYGGVFDPKATGVKKVDFTVPANTAGIVVETTTDDPNTNLDLYLYKGDKLIYSSDRYWTSTEQAYKFLPEPGRYTAYVFAQYPGGPVVDFQLGHAVIGRNATYAGATLEAPSTVERGLTYGFTLKPKRPLGDGDFWAYTEWNINGTVVPGNLVSTSQSSWE, encoded by the coding sequence GTGCGAAGACTAGCGATACCGACGCTGGTCCTCGCCCTGGTCACCGGAACCACCGGCGTCGCGGGAACGGCGGCGGCGGCACCCGCAGGACCGTCGGGTGGCGGCGGCATCGGCTATTTCACCGCCGGGTCCGACAAGAAGGTCACCCTGACCGACGGCGCCGACCGCCGGCCGGGCGGCAGGAAGGCTGCCGACCAACAGGCCACGGCGGACGAGACCCGTCCCGGCATGTACATCGTCGAGCTGGCCGAGGAACCCCTGACCTCGTACGCCGGCGGCTCGGCCGGGCTGGCGCGGACCCGCCCGCAGGCGGGTGACCGGCTGGACGTGACGTCGGCACCGGCACGGGCCTACCGCGGCCACCTCGACGCCCAGCGCAGCGCCGTCGCCGCCGCCGCGAAGGTGCAGGTCACCGCCTCGTACACCACCGCTTTCAACGGGTTCTCCGCGAAGCTGACCGCCGAGCAGGTGACCGCGTTGCGGGCGGACAAGCGCGTCCGCGCCGTCACCGCCTCACGGGCGCTCGGCACCCCGACGCCTCCGCCGACCGCGCCGGCCCCCGGCGCCCCGGCACCCAGTGCCCCGGCCACGCCGACTCCTGGCGAGCTGGACCAGTCGGCGGGAGCGGATCCCGCCGGCAAGCCGGACAAGCCCGGTAAGCCCGGCCCGGGTGCGGATCCCGCCGGCAAGCCGGACAAGCCCGGTAAGCCCGGCCCGGGTACCGGTGCGGGCATGGTCATCGGCGTCCTCGACACCGGCATCTGGCCGGAGAGCGCGTCGTTCGCCAAGAAGATGCCCGCCCCGGCGAACTGGCGCGGCACCTGCCAGACCGGTGTGGCCTTCGTGGCCGAGCACTGCAACGGCAAGATCGTCGGCGCGCGGTACTTCGCCGACTCGTGGCTGGCTTACGGCGGCACGGTGCCCGAGGGTGAGTTCCTCTCCCCCCGCGACCTGTCCGGACACGGCACGCACACCGCCTCCACCGCGGCTGGTCTGCCGCTGCCGAACGTCACGATCGACGGTCGCCGCTTCGGTCCCGTCTCCGGGGTGGCCCCGGACGCCCAGATCGCCGTCTACAAGGTGCTCTGGGGTGGCATGGGCTACGACGCCGACATCATCGCCGGCATCGACGCCGCCGTCGCCGACGGCGTGCAGGTCATCAACTTCTCGATCGGCTCCCAGCTCGGCGACTGGGAGGCCAACACCCCCATCGGTATCGCGTTCCTCAACGCCACGCTGGCCGGGGTCTTCGTGGCGGCGTCGGCGGGCAACACCGGCATCGTGAGCGGGGCGATCAGCAACGCGGCACCGTGGGTGACCACGGTCGGCGCGGCGGTGACGAAGCTCGACGAGGCGACGGTCAAGCTGGGCGACGGCACGAAGCTCGTCGGCGGTTCGCTGGACGCGCTGCCCGGTGGCGGCTCGCTGCCGATGGTCTTCGGTGACCAGGCCGGCTCGCCCGACCTGGGCGCGGTCTACTGCGAGCCCGGCAGCCTCGACCCTGCCAAGATCAAGGGCAAGGTCGTCGCCTGCGCGCTGTCCGACATGTTCGGCTCCGCCGCCGAGATCAAGGCCAAGGGCGGGGCGGCGATGGTGGTGTTCGACCCGGTCGGCAACTACCGGATCAACTCCATCTTCAACTTCCCCGTGGTCTACCTGCCGACCGAGAAGCAGGCCGGTGAACTCTTCAACTACCTGATGCGCCACCCCACCGACGCGACGGCATCGGTGCGCGCCGGCGGTGACGGCTCCAGCGTTCCGGGCCTGCCCAGCGTGGCGGACTTCTCCTCCACCGGCCCGGACAAGGTGACCCTCGGCGTCTTCAAGCCCGACCTGGTCGCGCCGGGATCGAACATCATCGCCGCGGTCTCGCCGGCCGGCAACTTCGGGCGGAACTACGACGCGTACTCCGGCACCTCGATGGCCTCGCCGTACGTGGCCGGCGCGGCGGCGATCCTGCGCGCCACCCACCCGGACTGGTCACCGGGCTCGGTCGCCTCCGCGCTGCGGACCACCGCCACCGACACCGTCGGCACCAGCGACCCGCTGGAGCAGGGCAGCGGCTTCATCAACCTGGCCAAGGCCACCGACCCCGGCCTGGTCATCCAACCGACGGCGAAGGAGCTGGTCACGTTCAGCGAGACGGCCCAGCCCGACGGCAAGGAACTCAACCTGCCGGCCGTCTCGCTGCGCGAGTACGACGGCACCCGGCCGGTGACCGTCACCCGCACCCTGACCAACGTGGGCAAGGCGAAGGAGACCTACCGGTCGTCGGTGTCCGGCCTGCCCGGCATGAAGGTCACCGTGTCCCCGGCATCGGTCACGTTGGCACCCGGAACCTCCGCGACGGTGACCATCACCGTGCGTCGGGGCAGCGCACCCTGGGACCGGTACGTCACCGGGTCGATCACCTGGCAGGGCAAGGCCCACAGCGCCCGGATCCCGGTCGCCGCCCGCCCGTGGGGCATCACCCCCCGGCCGTACGCCGACGACGGCGAGGAGTTCGGCCGGATGACCAACGGTGCGTTCGGCTCGCTCCAGCCCGGCTTCACCGGGCCGTTCGCCGGCCGCAGCACCGGTTACACGCCGATGCAGCGGACGTCGTACTCGATGCCGGCCGGCGTCTACGGCGGCGTCTTCGACCCGAAGGCCACCGGAGTGAAGAAGGTCGACTTCACAGTGCCGGCGAACACCGCGGGCATCGTGGTCGAGACCACCACCGACGACCCGAACACGAACCTCGACCTGTACCTGTACAAGGGCGACAAGCTGATCTACAGCAGTGACAGGTACTGGACCAGCACGGAGCAGGCCTACAAGTTCCTGCCCGAGCCGGGGCGCTACACCGCGTACGTGTTCGCGCAGTACCCCGGTGGCCCGGTCGTCGACTTCCAACTCGGGCACGCCGTCATCGGCCGCAACGCCACGTACGCGGGTGCCACGCTGGAGGCGCCCTCCACCGTGGAGCGCGGCCTGACGTACGGGTTCACGCTGAAGCCGAAGAGGCCGCTGGGCGACGGCGACTTCTGGGCGTACACCGAGTGGAACATCAACGGCACGGTCGTCCCCGGCAACCTCGTCTCCACGTCGCAGAGCTCCTGGGAGTAA
- a CDS encoding AAA family ATPase → MNNRYVVITGGPGSGKTTLLESLRYAGHACVEEAGRQIIQDQLRIGGRALHGTDSRLYAEITLSWEIRSYRQAGQHTGPVFFDRGIPDVLGYHLLLGWPVPDHVAEAARQFRYHRRVFVAPPWPAIYANDSERHQDFAEAVRTHDAMVAAYTQLGYELTALPLSDVSSRRAFVERLAF, encoded by the coding sequence ATGAACAACCGGTACGTCGTCATCACGGGTGGACCGGGATCCGGAAAGACCACGCTGCTCGAGAGCCTGCGGTATGCCGGACATGCCTGCGTCGAGGAAGCCGGGCGGCAGATCATCCAGGACCAGCTCCGGATCGGTGGGCGCGCCCTGCATGGCACGGATTCACGGCTGTACGCCGAGATCACGCTGAGCTGGGAGATCCGCTCCTACCGCCAAGCCGGCCAGCACACCGGCCCGGTCTTCTTCGATCGTGGGATCCCGGATGTGCTCGGCTACCACCTTCTGCTCGGCTGGCCCGTACCGGACCACGTGGCGGAGGCGGCACGGCAGTTCCGTTACCACCGGCGCGTCTTCGTCGCCCCTCCGTGGCCCGCGATATACGCCAACGACAGCGAGCGACACCAGGACTTCGCCGAGGCGGTACGCACCCACGACGCGATGGTCGCCGCCTACACCCAGCTCGGCTACGAGCTGACGGCCCTGCCGCTGAGCGACGTCAGCTCGCGCCGCGCCTTCGTCGAGCGACTGGCATTCTGA
- a CDS encoding ThuA domain-containing protein yields MPRNLRSLCLILLAVIAVVSTTTALPAEAAPRFRVLVFSKITNFYHDSIPAGIAAIQQLGTAHNFEVVATTDAAAFTDANLATFDALVFNNTNSLPTSGDLLNASQRAALQTFIRNGGGWAGLHAASASERDWQWYEGLVGTIFDYHPDFSSTGGTFPGRVKVLDRAHPSTRNLPELWEQSEEWYNWRTNPTGNVHTLAQIKVRDGINGLDEGVDHAYSWCQRYDGGRSWFTAGGHASAQFSSATFLEHLRYGIEWAAGAVAGDCSATKTSNFERVGLVTENLADPFELAVAPDRKVYYIQRTGALKVVDQDTLQVTTLLDFAYTSAMTDQSDGLLGMTLDRNFAGNGWIYLLWSDKTLKQLNLSRFTVADNSVALSSEKRLLTIPTYRGEGRANSHMGGSLAMDGAGRLYAAIGDNTDPFASSGYTPIDERSGRAAWDAQGTAGNTNDLRGKILRITPQSDGTYTVPSGNLFTPGTARTRPEIYAMGMRNPFRITVEPQTNAVLVADYGPDARAADANRGPEGTVEFNRITTAGNYGWPYCVGNNIPFNDFDFATNTSGAKFNCAAPVNNSPNNTGLTSLPAAKSALVWYAYSASTQFPELGTGGGGPMSGPVYDYDPANTRTTKFPEYFEGKWITYELTRRWFKTLSIHKTAQTFSNARFGPTAVGDLQSINGIFGTMSWIQPFEAEFGPDGSLYVIDFGEGTGSGRGGSNAGAGIYRIDYVANGRPPTAKIAATPDSGRAPLTVGFSSAGTTAGDGTALGYAWDFTNDGTTDSTAANPTFSYTSAGKHTARLTVRNSGNGLTATAVTDVVVGNTRPTVTLNVPDGGFFDFGDKIPFTVTVTDPEDTTIDCTKVTVQTQLGHDSHAHPLDVYTGCSGLLSTEADAGDGHGPGQNLYTLITAQYTDGGATGAPALTGSTRVQLQPKSKEAEHFSAQSGVTVNDRATARAGKRLGDVDHNDWIAYGPVDLRNVGSVTLGVTNGGLGGTIELRTGSPTGTLIGSAAIGSTGGWDNLVSPTVTLTNKPTGTTTLYAKFVNTAQIGGTPDLLALDWLRFNGAGVKQEPGGTLSLAANPASGTGTLNTTLTATATAPSGQSITDYAWDFGDNSAITHGATLRSIAHTYPRKGTFTARVTTTYTSGETRSINLTVTVN; encoded by the coding sequence ATGCCCCGAAACCTCCGTTCGCTCTGCCTCATCCTGCTCGCCGTCATCGCCGTGGTGAGCACCACCACCGCCCTGCCCGCCGAGGCCGCCCCCCGCTTCCGGGTGCTGGTCTTTTCCAAGATCACGAACTTCTACCACGACTCGATCCCGGCCGGCATCGCCGCCATCCAGCAACTCGGCACCGCGCACAACTTCGAGGTCGTCGCCACCACCGACGCCGCCGCGTTCACCGACGCCAACCTCGCCACCTTCGACGCCCTGGTGTTCAACAACACCAACTCGCTGCCGACCTCGGGTGACCTGCTCAACGCCAGCCAGCGGGCCGCGTTGCAGACCTTCATCCGCAACGGTGGCGGCTGGGCCGGCCTGCACGCCGCGTCGGCGAGCGAACGTGACTGGCAGTGGTACGAGGGCCTGGTCGGCACGATCTTCGACTACCACCCCGACTTCTCGTCCACCGGCGGCACGTTCCCCGGCCGCGTCAAGGTGCTCGACCGGGCGCACCCCTCCACCCGCAACCTGCCGGAGCTCTGGGAGCAGAGCGAGGAGTGGTACAACTGGCGGACCAACCCGACCGGCAACGTGCACACCCTCGCCCAGATCAAGGTGCGGGACGGGATCAACGGGCTGGACGAGGGCGTCGACCATGCGTACTCCTGGTGTCAGCGCTACGACGGCGGCCGGTCCTGGTTCACCGCCGGCGGGCACGCCAGCGCGCAGTTCAGCAGCGCGACCTTCCTGGAGCACCTGCGCTACGGCATCGAGTGGGCCGCCGGCGCGGTCGCCGGCGACTGCTCGGCCACCAAGACCAGCAACTTCGAACGGGTTGGTCTGGTCACCGAGAACCTGGCCGACCCGTTCGAACTGGCCGTCGCCCCGGACCGGAAGGTCTACTACATCCAGCGCACCGGCGCGTTGAAGGTGGTCGATCAGGACACCCTCCAGGTCACCACCCTGCTGGACTTCGCGTACACCTCGGCGATGACCGACCAGTCCGACGGGCTGCTCGGGATGACCCTGGACCGCAACTTCGCCGGCAACGGCTGGATCTACCTGCTCTGGTCGGACAAGACGCTCAAACAGCTCAACCTGTCCCGCTTCACGGTCGCCGACAACAGCGTCGCGCTCTCCTCGGAGAAACGCCTGCTGACCATCCCCACCTACCGGGGCGAGGGCCGGGCCAACTCGCACATGGGCGGCTCGCTGGCGATGGACGGGGCCGGGCGACTCTACGCGGCGATCGGCGACAACACCGACCCGTTCGCGTCCAGCGGCTACACCCCGATCGACGAACGCTCCGGCCGCGCCGCCTGGGACGCCCAGGGCACCGCCGGCAACACCAACGACCTGCGCGGCAAGATCCTGCGCATCACCCCGCAGTCCGACGGTACGTACACCGTGCCCAGCGGCAACCTCTTCACCCCCGGCACCGCGCGGACCCGGCCGGAGATCTACGCGATGGGCATGCGCAACCCGTTCCGGATCACCGTCGAGCCACAGACCAACGCGGTGCTGGTGGCCGACTACGGCCCGGACGCCCGCGCCGCCGACGCGAACCGCGGCCCGGAGGGGACCGTCGAGTTCAACCGGATCACCACGGCCGGCAACTACGGTTGGCCGTACTGCGTGGGCAACAACATCCCGTTCAACGACTTCGACTTCGCCACCAACACCTCGGGGGCGAAGTTCAACTGTGCCGCGCCGGTCAACAACTCCCCCAACAACACCGGCCTGACCAGCCTGCCGGCGGCGAAGTCGGCACTGGTCTGGTACGCGTACTCCGCGTCCACCCAGTTCCCGGAGCTGGGCACCGGTGGTGGCGGGCCGATGAGCGGCCCGGTCTACGACTACGACCCGGCCAACACCCGCACCACGAAGTTCCCGGAGTACTTCGAGGGTAAGTGGATCACCTACGAACTGACGCGCAGGTGGTTCAAGACGCTCTCGATCCACAAGACGGCGCAGACGTTCAGCAACGCGCGCTTCGGGCCGACCGCCGTCGGCGACCTCCAGTCGATCAACGGCATCTTCGGCACGATGAGCTGGATCCAGCCCTTCGAGGCGGAGTTCGGCCCGGACGGCTCGCTCTACGTCATCGACTTCGGCGAAGGCACCGGCAGCGGTCGCGGCGGCAGCAACGCCGGCGCGGGCATCTACCGGATCGACTACGTGGCCAACGGCCGGCCACCGACCGCGAAGATCGCCGCCACCCCGGACAGCGGACGCGCGCCGCTGACGGTCGGCTTCTCCTCGGCCGGCACGACTGCGGGTGACGGCACCGCCCTCGGCTACGCCTGGGACTTCACCAACGACGGCACCACCGACTCGACCGCCGCCAACCCGACCTTCTCCTACACCAGCGCCGGTAAGCACACCGCCCGACTGACCGTGCGCAACAGCGGTAACGGGTTGACCGCCACCGCGGTCACCGACGTGGTGGTCGGCAACACCCGACCCACGGTGACCCTCAACGTGCCCGACGGCGGCTTCTTCGACTTCGGCGACAAGATCCCGTTCACGGTGACGGTCACCGACCCGGAGGACACCACGATCGACTGCACCAAGGTGACGGTGCAGACGCAGCTCGGCCACGACTCGCACGCGCACCCCCTGGACGTCTACACCGGCTGCTCGGGGCTGCTCTCCACCGAGGCGGACGCCGGTGACGGGCACGGGCCGGGGCAGAACCTCTACACCCTGATCACGGCGCAGTACACCGACGGCGGCGCGACCGGCGCACCGGCGTTGACCGGCTCGACCCGCGTGCAGTTGCAGCCCAAGAGCAAGGAGGCCGAACACTTCAGCGCCCAGTCCGGCGTCACCGTCAACGACCGGGCCACCGCCCGCGCCGGGAAGCGGCTCGGCGACGTCGACCACAACGACTGGATCGCGTACGGGCCGGTGGACCTGCGTAACGTCGGCTCGGTGACGCTCGGGGTGACCAACGGCGGCCTCGGCGGCACCATCGAACTGCGCACCGGCTCGCCGACCGGCACGCTCATCGGCTCGGCTGCCATCGGCTCCACCGGCGGGTGGGACAACCTGGTCTCCCCCACCGTCACGCTGACCAACAAGCCGACCGGCACCACCACCCTGTACGCGAAGTTCGTCAACACCGCCCAGATCGGCGGCACCCCTGACCTGCTCGCATTGGACTGGCTGCGGTTCAACGGCGCCGGCGTCAAACAGGAACCGGGCGGGACCCTGTCCCTGGCCGCGAACCCGGCCAGCGGCACCGGGACACTGAACACCACGCTCACCGCCACCGCGACAGCGCCGTCCGGGCAGAGCATCACCGACTACGCGTGGGACTTCGGCGACAACAGCGCCATCACGCACGGGGCGACGCTGCGCTCGATCGCCCACACCTACCCCCGCAAGGGCACGTTCACGGCTCGGGTGACCACCACCTACACGAGCGGGGAAACCCGCTCGATCAACCTGACCGTCACGGTCAACTGA